The DNA region GAGAAGGTTTCTTGGGATAAGTGGCAGCTAAACAGACCTAAAGACAGAGTAGGTGTAGCCATGCCAATAGAAGAAAGAGTTTCTGGCAGAGGACACAGCCCACGCGCACGCCTGTAGCCTAAGCAAGCCCTGGCCCAGCAGCCCACTCGGAGAGGGGGAGAAGCAGTGCTCCCTCATGCCACGGCCAGTCTTAGTCAAGCCTCTGGCAGGTGCTGACCTTGGCACAGCGGATCAGGGCAGGAATTTCTGAGTAGAGGTCAGAGGAATCAGGCCGGGTCTGGAGCACCAGGGAGCAGAGATGATGCAGCAGTGACTGTCGGCGCACCGTGTCTTTCACCTCTGACACCTTCTCCAGGTAGCTCAGCTCAAAGCCGCTGCTCTGAAAGGACCCCGTCTGAGCCTGAGCCTGAGCCTGAGCCtggctggctccagagccctggCCCCCGCCCTCATGTGCTCTCAGCTCACCTGGGAGCCGTTGAGGAAGTTGCCCACAGCCAGCAGGGTGGCCAGGATGCAGTGGAAGGTGGCATTTTGCACCAGCTGTTGCATGCCCACTTTCAGGTCAAACAGTGGCTCTGCAATTTCCTGGTGTGGGAGACCAGGGACTCAGACTACGTGGTCATCATGCTCACCTGTCCCCACTGCCTGTCCCATCCCATGACCCAGGTACCCGCTCCATGCTGTCATAATCCAGCTTGAAGGCCCAGAGTTGTAGGCGGGCAGCCAGGCCCCTGATGGAAGCGAGAGTCATCAGGAAGTTTTCGGCTGGGCCCAGGGGTATGTCAGGATTGGCCAGCTGGGCCTCCTCGATCTTCTGCCGCTCCTCCTCTGTGGGCATCATGGTCAGTAGCTTCTGAGAATGCACCCAACGGCCCACATAGGCCACTCAGTGCTGGCCTGAGGCCTCACGTATTGGTCTTGACTCCTCCCTAGGTCATCTGGGGCAGCCCCAGAGTCTGGGGAAATGCCAAGCCCATGCTCACCACTGGAGGGACAGGAAATAACCACTGACCAAAGGAGAGGGCCAGACTTGCTGCACCCTTATTAGCTGGGTATCCCTACCTCAATGCCATCCTTGCTGACAGCAAACTCATCAAAGTTGAGCAGGGCAGCCTTAATGACGTGCACAGGTGGCAGCGTGGTTAGGCCGATGTTGATGGCGTTGCTGCGCTTGGGGTCCAGCACGGTGGTCACTGTGCGGCGGCCCTCACCAGCTTTCTTTGAAATTGGGCGAAGGGCAGTGTAAGATTGGGAAACGGTCTAACTGGGGCAACAATCTAAGAGGGCACACCAAGGCCCCACTCTGAATGGCTAAATGGTGGGATTACCCCACAGCCAGGGATCTGGGATGTGTAAGGCCTTGGGATGGGCTTAGACACTAGTTAGGGTTGGGCTGAATTCTTACTGAGGGACCTCAGACAAGTCGCTATTCCTTTCtttgcctcggtttccccatgtGGGAAATGAGTGGCAGCCCCAGCAGTTCAGACGCTTGAGCTCTGattgcctcctctctcccctagGGTTACCTTGCAGACGAGGGCACGTTTACCTTGGAAGGCAGCACGTCCTTGGCACGGGACTCGAACAGGTGTTCTAGCCGGGCTGTATCCACCGAGACAGGCTCTAGTGAGGCCcacagggtggggcagggcccaAAGCGGCTGCCAGAGCCTCCATGGACCCCAGCCAGCTTTAGCTCCCGCCAGAAGAGTTTTACTGTCTTCCTCTTGGTGGGGAGGGCTAGGCCATCAGGTGCTGAGGGGGGAAGAGCGgcagctgggggtggtggtgggaagggGCTTTTGAtcggtggggggggtgggggcggaggaGGTGGGGGGCCTCCCGGGAGCGGGGGCGGCAGGGGGGGGACCCCTTTCCCCGCCTCCACAGACTCCGTGTTCAGCACGTCCTGGTCTTCATCCTCCCCCAGATCTGAGAAGTCCAGGTCCCCAATGCAGAGGCTGGGTACGCTGGTAGGGAGCTCCCGGACGGGCTCAGCCTTGGGGCTTGGTGGGGCCAATGGCTCCTTGGGCTCTGGCTCGAGGCTGTGCTGAGTACGGAGCAGGATTTGAGGGGCAGCGCTCTGGGGTGTTCCGGGAGCAGGGGCTGGTTCTGGGGAGCCCCGTAATTCTTGGGTGTCTAGAAAAAGGGAAACAGCCGTCAGTGTCACGTCCTCTGTGGAGCAACAGGGCAACATGGGTGGATTCTGCCCACCCACCTGCTCACCTGGGTGTCCATCGACATCATCGGGCATGGCTCCAGCCAATgtctctgcctggccctgggccagCGCAGCCTGCTTTTCTGTTTCTGCTGCTGCTACATTCTCCAGGAACCGGGCTCTGGGGGGAGGGACTTGTCAGTGAGGGTGTCTGACACACCCCAGCCCAGGGTGGTGCACATGCCTTGCTGGGCCCCTGGGCACTGCCCCTAATTgcaggcacacacagacacacagggaacaGTCCATGCGCTGAGCAGACCCAGgacctgccccgccccccccacaaAGGCCAGCCCCTGTTCAGTCTTCCACATCTGGGGAGGGTCACTACCAACCCAGTATTCCCAGGTCAACATACGGGGAAAAGTTCTACTTAACATCTAACTTGCAACCTTGCTGCTGTTCATGTTCACTGTTCTGATTCTAGACAAGGATCCttagagcagggggaggggaaagctgTCCCAATGGGCACACCAGGCTGTCCCTCCCTTGGCATGTCTAGCAGCTTCTGAGAGCTATGGCCTATGCCCAGAAAAGGGCCTGGTAAACGAAAGGCACTCAGTTTATGTTGAAGTAATAAAGGTGATCCCATCTCTTTTTTGGCCCCTCCAGCTTCTGTTGGCACTCAGTCTCTGTCCTTCCCTTAGACGGAGGTTGCTCCTCCACCTCCGTACCACACAGCACCCTAGATCCCCTCCCAGCCTTAATCCTGGGCTGAGGACACAGGAGAATCGGCTCCAGGTTGGGAGTCCACATCCTCATCACTGATCAAAGCTGTTAAGGTGTCACTGTTAAAGCACTGGGGCCTCTGTGATCCCGGTGAACTGTTCCCCAGTGCTTAGTCCTTGGGTAACCGAGGACACACACGTCTGGGAGAGTCCCCCAGCTCTGGCTGCATCAGGCACGTGGAGCCCCTGCTGGGGGAAGCAATGCCGAAGCCCTGAGCACATGGCAGGCCTGGCAGGCTGGCCTCTGTACTTACTCCAGCCTGGCCTGCCCAGTAGGGAACTGGGGGACAGATGGGCTCTCACGGGCCCTGGGTAGGGGGGAATGAGAGGAAGAAATGGTAATTGTGGTATGTGCTCCACCCCAAAGCCCAGTTGCTCACACCCACACAGAGCTGGGCAGTGATATCAGGGGTTCCTTCCCAGCCAcagtgggaagaggagggagtgggggaggcatGATGTGAGGAAACTGGAAGTGGAGGGGAGAGACCGACATGACGCAGGACAGGGTGCagtaaaagacaaagacagagcAAAACAGGAGAGtcagagacagtgacagagaaacaaagaagggGGTAGAGAGACAGATGACATTGACAAAACACGCAGAATgccagaaagaagaagagaagccGCAGGAGGAGGAGGTCCAGTCAGAGCCGAACCTCACCCCCCAGCAGTCACTTACCAAACAGGAGCAGTTTGGTGAAgtctggaaagaaagagaaagaaagcacgCGTTTGGGCAGAGAAGTTTGGGCAGAGGAGGCGGAGGGCCCGTGGAGGGGCGCAGAGTGGAGGGACAGTTGTAGAAAAGACTCCCGGGACAGCCTCTATCTCCCTACTTACTTGTAGATGCTCCTCTCGCAGGAGCTGTCGGGTGAGGGCATCACGGAGATGGTAGGAAAGAGGCTCAAGGTGGTATGGAGGCCAGAGACAGGGCCCACGGCGCTGGAGGTGGGGCCTGTAGGTGGGGCGGGGCCCacggggctggaggtggggccgGTCGGCAAGGCAGGGCTGgcggaggaggaggtggaggctaCTGGTGAGGCGGGGCCTGTGGAGCTGGAGGTGTGGCCCGTCAGGAGGCAGGGCTCCTCCTGGCGGATCCACCCCTCCGCCTCCGCCAAGGCAGTTCGTTCTTACCCAGGCTCCGGGGAGCGCACTTCTAGAGATCGGCGGATCCTCTTGCCCTCCTCTGAGGAAGGCTTTCGACGGGTGATGCGCCGCCCACCTGCGACGGCTTCTTCGATGTCCCCATCCTCCAACCGCAGGGCGCTCTAGGAGAGTTGAGCCCAGATGGGAGCGACTGAGGCCCAAGTAGGTGGGGTGGGGCACTGGAGAacggcctccctccctcccctcctctctcctgccttcGGGCCCTGACAGCCCAGCCCGCCCTGCCCACCTCATAGAGCATAAGCTGGGCGCGCAGGTCGACGTCAGTGCCCGCGGTGCCCAAGTGGCGCTGGACCAGTGCCTCCATGCCCTGCTGCTCCAGTGCATCCGTCACGTCATAGAAGGAGTCCTGATCCGGGAGCGCTGCCAGAGTCTGGAGGGTGGGGATAGGACGGCAAGGCTAAAGCTGTTGGAGACCAGAAGTCAAGAGCCTGAGGGGCCCAGAATGGCACATGGTTCCCCCTTTGCTCCCCCTATCCCACCTTGTTGATGAGGGTGACAGTGTACACCAGCAACTCGGGGTCAGCGCCATTCTTCTCCTCCAGGATGGACACCAAATTGGCCCATGGAAGAGCACCTGTCACCCAGATAGGGAGCAGTCATATGGGAACAAGTAGGAGAGAGGGCTCTGagcagtggaggagggagggacagtTTCTGACCCGTGGTGCTGGCCACAGAGTTGACTGCACGGATGAACAGTGGTGCGTTGCTCTCAGAGTATTCCACAAACACCAGCAGCAGCTTCAGGGCTGTCTTCACCACCAAGCGGGACTGGGGGGGAAGGGGTCACCATACATGAGTGGGGCTTGGGCCAGACCTGTGCTGGCTCctggtggggagtgggaagggctCCTGGGGCTGGACCCAGAGAGGAGAGTCTAGGCAGAAAGAGCCATCTCTAGGCCCAGGTACTGAAGTGCCTTTGAGGCTTAGAGGGGCCACAGACCCCCTCCATTCCAGACcactttgcagaagaggaaactgaggcccagagagaggcagTGGGAAAAGGGTGCATGGCTGGGTGGAGGGCCACTTACCAGGCTGGCACACAGTGTGTACAGCCACTGCACGGTCTCACTATGGGCCACCACCCCCAGCATCCCATCCACAAAAAGCATCAGCTGGCctagtgctggggacacagggacaAGAAGAGGTCAGTAAGCGGTCACTGAAGGCAGGGgtcatgggggagggggtgaggctGACCTCGGAGGATATAGCTCTGGTAGTTGTGGTCGGCAGCAGCGCCCACATGGATTAGGCAACTCAGCCCCTCTGAGTGCACGAATTCAGGCACCAGGTCCTTGTCCTCCTGCGGGCACCATGGGGGAGTTTAGTGGGGGGAGGCTCAGCCTGgatgcccacccccagcccacctccgGGCCTCACCTGGAAGATCTGCTTTAGTGAGAAGAGGGAGCGGCGGAGCTCAGGGCCACTGGAGCCATACAACTTTTCTGCAAGACGTAGGTGGGCATGGAAACCTCAAGGGGACACACCacaagccccccacccccttctacTGGGACGCAACCACAACCCCCCATCAAAGAATCTTCTAGTACTCTTgaacccccacctcctcctctacTCCCTGACTCTGGGCAAGCCCGACCGCAGTCTAGCAGCTGCCCTGGAAGAAGAGGTCAGGATAGGAATGGGAGGAGTCGCACATCCCGTCTCCCATCTGCTCTGTCTGCTGTCCAGCACAGGCCTGAAACAAACTGAGACAAccggggcaggggttggggggggtacGCTGATATCCTCACACACTCACCTAAGATGGCATTGACTCTCAGAGAGAGCTGGGTCCGCAGGATCAGAGTAGGCTTCCGCCCTTTGCTGGAATCAAGTAGCCCAGTCAGCAGCTCCCAGCCCGTTCCTCGGGGTCCCTCCACCCACACCAAGGCAGCCAAAACCTGGCCACAGCTCCTTTCTCCCCAGCTGCTTCTCCAAGCCAAAGGGTTGTCCAGATAGGAGGGTTTGAAGAACACAGGCATCTCAGGTATGTAGGAgagcccccacccccaacccaggcAACAGGTAACACTGGCCAGGCCTTGGGATTCCCCTGGCACAGTTCCCTGGGGTGGTAGGAGGAGACCCACAGCCCTGGCTAGAGATCAAGTGTCTTGGCTGCTGACACCTGAGCCAGCCCCTCCAGCATGGGGGCAAGGGTGGGAGCCAGCCTAGCGTTCCTGGCCCCATCAGCTCTGACCTGATCTCTTCAAAGAAGCCCTCCAGCATCTCCCGCTGCTCTTCTAGGGACAGCTCAGGGTCCAGGTAGTATCCAGACGGAGACACTTGCAGGGCACAGTCCTCTAGCTGGGGGCAAAGGGAACAGCTGTCAGGGCTGGGGAAGAGGTGGCAGGAGTACATATGGAGACCCCATGACCTCCTACCTCCCACTCAGGGTGCTGGCAGAGGCACACAAGGGCCTGCGGTGCAGCCATGCATTCCTTCAGCAGTCATTTCTCAtgggcctactatgtgcaaagccCATGTGGCTCAAAGAGCTTTCTCCTGGCTCATACCTACCCATTCTTTAGGTTTCAGATTAGAtaatgctttgctttttttttttttttttttttttgccacgccacgcggcttgtgggatcttagttccctgaccagggatagaacccgcgcccttggcagtgaaagcgtggagtcctaaccactggaccgccagggaattcccagataaTGCTTTTTTGGAAAGCCTTCCTGGACTCCTCTGGCCAATGCCATGCAATCCCTCCAGCCCTTGTGTGTACCCTCCTCTTAGGCCTTACACACAGCATTATCACATCCTAGACACTAGTCTCCTTCCCCACTAACTGTGTGTTCTCTGGGTTCAGGCACCATGTCTGTCTTGTCCATGCAATATCTGCAGAGCCTATCACAGCACTtagcacacagcaagtgctccCTAAATGGTTGTTGAGCTACTGAACATGAATGAGGAAGGGGAATGGAGAGAAAATAGGAGGaagttcctgctttcaaggaaGTTCACAGCTGTGAACATTCAACACCCAGGGAAAAGTGTTAAGAATGCTGGGAGGCGCAAACCCAGCTGAGAGGGGGGACGTGTGTCTCCCCGAGTTAAGATAGTGAGGAGAAAGGCTCCCAGTCCCTCCAAGCCTGAGGGTCTTTGCCCTGCCCCAAGTGGGCTACAGTCACCATGGTCCTAGCTGGACCTCAGAGACCTCCAAGAGGCCTATTAAACACCAGGTTTTAGGGTCTGACTCAGTCAGCCTACAGTGGGTCCCTGGAACCTGCACCGTAACAAGAAGTCAGGTGCTCCACCCATGAGTCTGCTGCCCATGTCTCCCACCCCCCTGAGCTGgctccccaccatcaccaccaccaccaccaccaccaggatGACTCTTGGCCCCTTGAGAAGTGCCTGTAGAGAAGCCTAGTGAGGTGACTCTGGAGAGTCTGAGGGCAGCACTGTGCCACTCCCTGATGCCTCCACCATGTAGCACAGTGCCAGTGTGCCCTGCTCAGCAAAGTTCCCTTGACTTGAGTGGTGGTGCTTCTTGAGAGGCCCAGGGAAAGCCCAGCTCTGGAGAGGCAGAGTGTCTTCTGGTCTCCATCTTACTGGGAAAGTCAACCCCAACATTTGTCTTGATGTTCTGtcagccctgccctgctctggaCCCAGCCCAAGGACTTCCAGCTGCCCTTGGTCCCCTGGCGTTAAGGGAGTCCAGCTCCTGCCCCTACCCCTCCTCTGCTTAGTACCCCTGCTCATGCCTGGGAGCCTGAGTTCAGCCTGTAAGGCCCTTTGGTGACACCCACACCTCCCACTCCTTCCCACCCACCAGGCTCCTGCGTGGGACGTGGGACATAGGACAAACACTCCAGCCTGTTTTCTGTCCCACTTCCTGCTTGGCTGCCTGCCCTCCCTTGGGCAGGCctggcctctctcccctccctgggagCAGAGTCATCCTCTCCAGGGCCTACTGGGAATGGGCCCTGAGATAGGGCAGCAAGGCCCCAGAGCTGGGGTCCTTTGTCCGGGGCCAGCTCAGCTGAGGGCAGCCCCACATTCCTCCTGATTCCTCTTCCCACATGGTGACTCAGCAGccaacccaccccacccccagccaggcaCAGCTACATCTCCTTCTGCCTTGGACTGGAGGACTCTGGGACCCTAGAGAAACATATTTCCCCCAAAGTTACAAACACCCTCAGAGACCCCCCAAATCACACACATATAGAATAGCTCATTCATTCAAATAGTCACGAACCAGGCTGGTTTTAGGTGCTGAGGACATAGCAGGGAACAAGATACTGCTTCTGCCTTCCCTGTCTTCCAACCCCGCTGGGGAGGCAGGCAGGTCTGACTCAGAAAAAGGCCACAAATAAATGTAGAAGCACAACCGCCACGGGTGCTaagaaaggggaggggtggggtgctGTAAAGGTAGACACTGGAGGAGTGAGCAGATTCCACCTGGGAGTGGCTTACACACCCAAGAATACAGTCAGGCAGGGTATATATGTGCTACTGGCCACGCACAGGTGAGAAGCACACCCACAGAAAGCTCAGGTCCAGCAAGCTCTCTTCCCCTCCTGCACGCACACTTGCAGGCTCTAATTCCAAGTGAGCTGAGCATGGCCCTCGCCTTCCAGAATACCTGCCTCCATTTGGGGCAGGGCCCTGAAGACTGAATGCTCTACCACCCCCAGCCTCCTCAGATGAGCCCCTTTCCCTCTGTGGTGGTAGCAGTGGCTCCCTAGCCACTTCACCTGTCTTATCCTGCCAGGGCCCCATTTCTGGGGAGGAGGTCCAGAGGTAACAGCCAGCCCAAAGCCTCCGGGACAATGCCCCCCACCCTTAACTGTCTGTCCTGGGTGGAGATGGAGCGGGCAGCAGGGTCAGGCAAGCTCCAAGGAGCGGAGACTTCCTGCCAGCTGGGCATTGCTTGTCCCTCACACCCCTGGCCCCTTCCTGGAGTcacccttctttttttattttttatttttaatttattttttatacagcaggttcatattagttacctattttatacatattagtgtatatatgtcaatcccaatctcccaatgcatcccatcaccaccaccccctgccactttccccccttggtgtccatacgtttgttctctacatctgtgtctctatttctgccctgcaaaccggttcatctgtaccatttttctaggttccacatgtatgcgttaatatacgatatttgtttttctctttctgacttacttgactctgtatgacagtctctagatccatcctgGGGTCACCCTTCTGAGCGCCAAACCTCTGGGCTTTGTTTCTCACACCcgggggctgggccaggctggcGTAAGCCCAAACCCTAGTCCCTGAGGACAGTGCTTGGGGTCAGCACAGGGTCAGTGTAGGCCCACATgttggactccctcctggctcttGTCTTCCACACTTCTCTGATGTTTGTCTTGGGGTGGAGTCTCTCCCTCACTCTTCCCAGGCTCAGCCCCTCGCTTCAGCCTCCAGCCcacttttctctatttatttatttgtttatatttattgaggtatagttgatttacaatattgtataagtttcagtcgtacaacatagtgatccacaatttttaaagattatacttgggaattccctggcggtccagtggttaggactctgcgctttcaccgCCTGGGCCCGTTCTATCCCTGGtcgtcagggaactaggatcccacaagctgcgcagcatggccaaaagaaaaaaaaaaagttatactccatttaaaattgttataaaatattggctatattccttgtgctggacgatatatccttgtagcttatttattttatatatagtagcttgtacctcttaatctcctacccctatcttgccccagCCCACTTTTCTCTTGATTCCTTGGGCTAGGCTTTTCTGGCAGCCCAAACCAACTTGTTACATATGGTTTTACAAGCTTAGGACACCATGGTGCCTACTACCCAATATTTTTCATAACAGTATAATCGAGTGAGAATGCCAGGGGCAAGGAAGTTGGAGAAAAGTGCAGAATTACATGCTGAAGGACTCTTGTTTTAGGAAATAATTTGTTAActacctttttcttctcctttcctaaaAATGTAAGACCCTGTGTTCTGATGACCCTCCTTCCCTTTTATCTTGGGTCTCCAACTGGACCTTGGCTTCCTGAATGAGATGGCATGAATGGGTCTTGAGGAGGGAAGCCCACATTTGTTATGCCTCCTCTGTGTCACACACTGGGCTGCCTGGTTCCTTTGATTCTCCTGATAAtccttttacaggtgaggaaaccaaggctcagaaattCTGTGAATGTGCCCCAGGCTGAATGGAACCAGGGCTAACTGACCTAGATCCTGGGCCAATGGACTTTGGAAGTGCTCCAGGGAACCCTGCAGGGGAGGTGGAGTGAGGGCTGGAGACCGCCCCTCAGCTTTCTGAACTGTGCAAATACCCCAAACTGGTCCTCTTAGTTCCAGCAAGGGAACACAAATGAACACACGCACATCATACACATTGGGGTAACAGTGCGTACTTCTGCCAGGACTAAGTTCGGGTCCCTTACCAGGCTGCAACCCAGAATGAACAGACTGGACATGCTGGCCCCAGGGAAAGATGGGAGGAGACCATGACTCATGCCCACATCACAATCTTCTATAGGCTCCCAAAGAGACCTCCACAGCAAAAAAGGAAAGGGCTCAGTTCATCACCAGAGCACCCCATCTTACCCTTAAGAATCTTCTGGGACCCCTCCAGTTGGTCCCTGTCCCAGAAGGTCAGGTTCACACTTTAGCCCCTTTGTCACAACTGCTCCTGAGGGATAAACTGAGGCTGGAGTAGGGATGGGCAAGGTCAGGAAACAAGTACCACCCCTGTTCCACTCTAATGTTTAGCAGCAGTTGGGGAAACAAAGTTGCTGGTAATGAACAGATTTCTAGGGCTATCTCTGCTGCTAGGAATAGGGGGCTCATCTGGCCTTTGCATCAGGGTCAGAGCAGTACCCAGGTCCCTCTGCCCAGAGCCCAGGGAGAAAGGAGTCTGTGCTATCCCAGATGTGGCAGGGCCTTTGGATATCAGGGAGGGGCTCGTGAGGCAGGCCCAGAAGGGCAAAGGGTAGCACAGAGAGTGGGACAGGGTAGCAGGGAGGGTGGGACTGGGCAGCTCTGGGTAAAAAAATGAGGCAGGGCCAGAGGGCCAGGTTctcccctggggcaggggcaggtccCTGGGCTCTGGCACAGAGGGGAGACAGATATTCCTGAGTTTCCCTGGGGACACCACACATGACCCAAGGCACTGCCAGGAcaccccctatcccacccccagGGCCAGGAGATGAGTCAGAGGCTGTGGCCAGGAGCTTCCTCCTAGACTGGGAGGAAATGAGCAAGGCCTTTTCAGACCTGAGAGctctgaaacatttaaaaaggaagccCCCAGGGGAACTATACAGGCAAGCCACAGCCcaatggggtgtgtgtgggtggagCCACAGAGGGAAAGTGGGCTGGGCCTCTGTACAttcccagggaaggggcagggtaTGGGGGGATGATGGGCGTCAGTGGCCAGAGTGGGAGGCAGAGGTCATTTGGCTGTGAACTGTTCTCCTGCTGGATAACTGTGCAGAGGATGAAACAGTGAGCACAGAACCCCTCCCTCTTATTTTGCTCTACAGCCTGGGATGGGGATGCCTGGGTTTCTGGGCCACCTCTCCCCTCTAGAGGGCTGTGGAGCAGGCCTGAGTCACGTCTGTGCCCCTGGGCCACCCACTTATAGGACTAGGGGAGGGACCAGCTGTTGACATTTCCTACTAGGAGGagccctgctccccctccctcagctctctgatgtccctgcccctgccctaTTCTCAGCCCTTCTTCCTCTGGCCTTCTATTCTGGGGCTGTGGTCACAGTTTATATTTGGGATGAGCACATCACAGTGCATCTGACCATTCCTGGCAGAGCTGCCAGCCCCAGGGAGTCCTGCCTCCAAGCACAGTGGCAACCCAGTGTGCAGGCCCCCATAGTCTGCCTGTGGGGGATATGGCAGTCCTCAGGCACACCAGGTGGGAGTTCTGAAAGTGGGGAGACCAGGAAGGACCGAGTTGGGGGATACTTAACGCATTATTGTAGCTCTCAGCTAGGGAGCAGAGAACAGAGGGCAGAGCACCTGGTTgaaggggtggtggtgatgggtcCCTAAATGAGGGGGAGAGGCAAGGGGTAATTTTGATCCTTTTTCCTGTAGCTGACCTCCCAAACTTGCCCCTAACTGGGAAGAGGGGTGTTAGGGCTAAGTTCTGTCCTCGAGTCGGGGGTGGAAGGAATACTATGTTCTCTGTAGTGCTCCAGGCTTATTTCAGTTCTAGGAGTTCCAGGAGCCTGGAGGCAGGAACCTGGCCTCAGTTCAGCACCACTCTCTCCCCAGAGCCCATTGTGAATGGGAGGTGGCCTCTGGCTAGAGGTGCTTCTTTTAGGTCCACTTCAGTTTGCCCCTTTGAACAGGGCAGGACAAGGAGGGGTCGCATCAAAACTCTGGAGAGGGCAATGTGCTGCTATCTTCAATCCTTGTCCTTGAAGCCTGGGCTCTGCTCAGACACGCGCCACTCCCCAGGCCAATAGTCTCAGCACTTCTCCCGCCCGCGCTCTGAGGCGGGGCAGGCCCGCAGCGCTAGGAATGTAAGCTGGGGGCCTGGCGCCTGGGGCACATTCCAGGGGAGACCCCAGGCCCGGGGGGGGGGCAAGTTTGCGCAACTCGGCGCCCAGCTAAGCCTGGGATCAGGGGAGGGCACCTCCACcaactctctcttctcttcctcaccACTTGGTGCTGACTGGCTGGCGAGGCACCCCGGGAGGTGATTGTGTGCCTCCCAGAGTTCTGGCCCGGAAACCGGGTGCCTGCGAGTGCGCCGGAAAAGGCTGCCTGCGGGGGGCTGAGCgcagggagcaggaggggaggtAGGGCGGGCCATCTGGAAAAGGGCCTCTCCCGGCACTGTGCACGAGTCGGTTCTGGGGTGCAGGCAAACGAGGGCAGGCCGGCGGTTTAAAATTAGCCCGGCCCGCTCCCTCCCTTCCAGCTTCACGGCCGGCGGCGGCAGCTGTACGAGACGGTGGGGGCGGTGACTCAAAGGGCTCTTCCACCAGTGCAGCCTCCCGCGCTCGGGGTGTCCCGGGCCAGGCCGCTTCCCGGGAACTCCCCTCAGCCCGTGAAGACTCTTCTCCACCGGCACTCCCCAGCCGGGCCTCACCAGGCAGGGACAACACTCTGTCCGGCTGGACCCAATCCAGCCTCCAGACACCTCCAGTGGCCCGCCCCGGGTCCGCCCTCCTCGTGGTCCCGCCCCCACCTGACCTGAGGCAGGTGAAAGCTGGTCTATCCCCAGCTCTGTCTCCTAAGTCCGCTACCGCCCAAACACCCACACCACCCTATCCAGAGCAGTTAACCAGGCAGACTGGCAGCGAGCGGACCCCGAGCGCCTCCCCAGGTGGGCCTCATTTCGAGGGCCAGCCTGGGTGCCGCAGAGTACAAGCTCCCATCCTCCCTTCTTCAGCTTCCCTCAACTTGAG from Balaenoptera musculus isolate JJ_BM4_2016_0621 chromosome 19, mBalMus1.pri.v3, whole genome shotgun sequence includes:
- the FHOD1 gene encoding FH1/FH2 domain-containing protein 1 isoform X5 → MLEGFFEEISKGRKPTLILRTQLSLRVNAILEKLYGSSGPELRRSLFSLKQIFQEDKDLVPEFVHSEGLSCLIHVGAAADHNYQSYILRALGQLMLFVDGMLGVVAHSETVQWLYTLCASLSRLVVKTALKLLLVFVEYSESNAPLFIRAVNSVASTTGALPWANLVSILEEKNGADPELLVYTVTLINKTLAALPDQDSFYDVTDALEQQGMEALVQRHLGTAGTDVDLRAQLMLYESALRLEDGDIEEAVAGGRRITRRKPSSEEGKRIRRSLEVRSPEPGSTGPASPVASTSSSASPALPTGPTSSPVGPAPPTGPTSSAVGPVSGLHTTLSLFPTISVMPSPDSSCERSIYKLHQTAPVWARESPSVPQFPTGQARLEARFLENVAAAETEKQAALAQGQAETLAGAMPDDVDGHPDTQELRGSPEPAPAPGTPQSAAPQILLRTQHSLEPEPKEPLAPPSPKAEPVRELPTSVPSLCIGDLDFSDLGEDEDQDVLNTESVEAGKGVPPLPPPLPGGPPPPPPPPPPPIKSPFPPPPPAAALPPSAPDGLALPTKRKTVKLFWRELKLAGVHGGSGSRFGPCPTLWASLEPVSVDTARLEHLFESRAKDVLPSKKAGEGRRTVTTVLDPKRSNAINIGLTTLPPVHVIKAALLNFDEFAVSKDGIEKLLTMMPTEEERQKIEEAQLANPDIPLGPAENFLMTLASIRGLAARLQLWAFKLDYDSMEREIAEPLFDLKVGMQQLVQNATFHCILATLLAVGNFLNGSQSSGFELSYLEKVSEVKDTVRRQSLLHHLCSLVLQTRPDSSDLYSEIPALIRCAKVDFEQLTENLGQLERRSRAAEESLRSLSKHELAPALRARLTHFLSHCTRRVAMLRVVHRRVCNRFHAFLLYLGYTAQAAREARVMQFCHTLREFALEYRTCRDRVLQQQQKRATYRERNKTRGRMITETEKFSGVAAGETPSNPSIPVAVSSGPGEGDADSHASMKSLLASKPEDTTHGRRSRGMVQSSSPVMPTAVGPCTVPPEEPPGSSLPSDTSDEIMDLLVQSVTKSSPRALAARERKRSRGNRKSLRRTLKSGLGEDLVQALGLSKGPGLEV